A section of the Phaseolus vulgaris cultivar G19833 chromosome 8, P. vulgaris v2.0, whole genome shotgun sequence genome encodes:
- the LOC137825389 gene encoding uncharacterized protein, translating into MNLKGGGYEVLSGRKLVSNYGTDNCKGKGSGGSGGGQGGGEGGSGGGTEGGGGWGGGGGWGSGGGGGGGGGGGGGGGGGGGGGGGGGGGGGGGGSSGGGSPGGGGSPGGGSPGAGGTPGGGSPGGGGSPGAPGGGSPGTGGSPGGGSPGTGGSPGGGSPGAGGNPGGGSPGGGGSPGAPGGYTPGGGSPGAGGSPGGGSPGTGGSPGGGSPGGGGTPGGGSPGEGGSPGGGSPGAGSNPGGGSPGGGGSPGAPGGYTPGGGSPGAGGTPGGGSPGEGGSPGAPGGYTPGGGSPGGGGSPGGGSPGGGGTPGGGSPGEGGSPGAPGGYTPSGGSPGAGGSPGGGSPGGGGTPGGGSPGEGGSPGGYTPGGGSPGAGGSPGGGSPGGGSTPGGGSPGEGGSPGAPGGYTPGGGSPRAGGSPGAGGSPGGGSPGTGGSPGGGSPGGGGTPGGGSPGGGYTPGGGSPGGGGSPGGGSPGGGYTPSGESQGNGGEGGGEGYGGGGKGGK; encoded by the coding sequence ATGAATCTTAAAGGTGGCGGTTATGAAGTTTTGAGTGGTAGGAAATTGGTGTCAAATTATGGTACCGACAATTGTAAAGGAAAGGGAAGTGGCGGATCTGGCGGTGGCCAAGGAGGAGGAGAAGGTGGATCAGGAGGTGGTACGGAAGGTGGTGGAGGTTGGGGTGGTGGTGGAGGTTGGGGAAgtggtggaggtggaggtgggggtggaggtggaggtgggggtgggggtggaggtggaggtggtggaggtggaggtggCGGTGGTGGAGGTGGTGGAGGCAGTTCCGGTGGTGGAAGTCCAGGAGGAGGAGGCAGTCCAGGTGGTGGAAGCCCAGGAGCAGGAGGCACTCCCGGTGGTGGAAGCCCAGGAGGAGGAGGCAGTCCAGGTGCACCCGGTGGTGGAAGCCCAGGAACAGGAGGCAGTCCAGGTGGTGGAAGCCCAGGAACAGGAGGCAGTCCAGGTGGTGGAAGTCCAGGAGCAGGAGGCAATCCTGGTGGTGGAAGCCCAGGAGGAGGAGGCAGTCCAGGTGCACCGGGAGGATACACTCCCGGTGGTGGAAGCCCAGGAGCAGGAGGCAGTCCCGGTGGTGGAAGCCCAGGAACAGGAGGCAGTCCAGGTGGTGGAAGCCCAGGAGGAGGAGGCACTCCCGGTGGTGGAAGCCCAGGAGAAGGAGGCAGTCCAGGTGGTGGAAGTCCAGGAGCAGGAAGCAATCCTGGTGGTGGAAGCCCAGGAGGAGGAGGCAGTCCAGGTGCACCGGGAGGATACACTCCCGGTGGTGGAAGCCCAGGAGCAGGAGGCACTCCCGGTGGTGGAAGCCCAGGAGAAGGAGGCAGTCCAGGTGCACCGGGAGGATACACTCCCGGTGGTGGAAGTCCAGGAGGAGGAGGCAGTCCAGGTGGTGGAAGCCCAGGAGGAGGAGGCACTCCCGGTGGTGGAAGCCCAGGAGAAGGTGGCAGTCCAGGTGCACCGGGAGGATACACTCCCAGTGGTGGAAGTCCAGGAGCAGGAGGCAGTCCTGGTGGTGGAAGCCCAGGGGGAGGAGGCACTCCCGGTGGTGGAAGCCCAGGAGAAGGAGGCAGTCCGGGAGGATACACTCCCGGTGGTGGAAGCCCAGGAGCAGGAGGCAGTCCAGGTGGTGGAAGTCCAGGAGGAGGAAGCACTCCCGGTGGTGGAAGCCCAGGAGAAGGAGGCAGTCCAGGTGCACCGGGAGGATACACTCCCGGTGGTGGAAGCCCAAGAGCAGGAGGCAGCCCAGGAGCAGGAGGCAGTCCCGGTGGTGGAAGCCCAGGAACAGGAGGCAGTCCAGGTGGTGGAAGCCCAGGAGGAGGAGGCACTCCCGGTGGTGGAAGCCCAGGAGGAGGATACACTCCTGGTGGTGGAAGTCCAGGAGGTGGAGGGAGTCCTGGTGGTGGAAGCCCAGGAGGAGGATACACTCCTAGTGGTGAAAGCCAAGGAAATGGTGGTGAAGGGGGTGGAGAAGGGTACGGTGGTGGTGGAAAAGGTGGGAAATGA